A section of the Solitalea canadensis DSM 3403 genome encodes:
- a CDS encoding polyphosphate kinase 2 family protein encodes MIKLIKDDRITITSGKNFKLKNFDTDFSLDFVSKESAGVIMQEHIQRIAALQERLYASDNHAILMIFQARDAAGKDSTIKHVMSGINPSGCQVVSFKVPTSTEIEHDFLWRTAVQLPERGRIGIFNRSYYEEVLVTKVHPEIILNQRLPSVLTEKDLDKKFWEHRYESIRDHEKHLSRNGFVILKFFLNVSKKEQKKRFLERIDQPDKNWKFSYGDIKERQYWDQYEDAFEQMIEETAEEHAPWFVIPSDKKWFAQLAVARILLETLESLDLKFPELGDEEKAVLEKAKMELESEKD; translated from the coding sequence ATGATAAAACTTATCAAAGACGATCGCATTACCATTACCTCTGGGAAGAACTTTAAACTTAAAAACTTTGACACCGACTTTTCCCTTGACTTCGTTTCAAAGGAAAGTGCAGGTGTGATTATGCAAGAGCATATTCAACGAATAGCAGCACTGCAAGAACGACTATATGCTTCCGATAATCATGCCATATTAATGATTTTCCAAGCGCGTGATGCAGCTGGGAAAGATAGTACTATTAAGCATGTAATGTCTGGTATCAATCCTTCCGGTTGTCAGGTGGTAAGTTTTAAAGTTCCCACTTCTACAGAGATTGAGCATGACTTTTTATGGAGAACAGCCGTTCAGCTTCCTGAACGTGGCCGAATTGGCATTTTTAACCGTTCTTATTACGAGGAAGTGTTAGTAACGAAGGTTCATCCGGAGATTATTCTCAACCAACGCCTGCCATCTGTTTTAACTGAGAAAGATTTAGACAAGAAATTTTGGGAGCATCGTTATGAATCGATACGTGATCATGAAAAGCATTTAAGCAGAAACGGCTTTGTGATTCTGAAGTTCTTTTTAAATGTTTCTAAGAAGGAACAAAAGAAACGTTTCTTAGAACGAATCGATCAACCCGATAAAAATTGGAAGTTTAGTTACGGTGATATTAAAGAGCGTCAATATTGGGATCAGTATGAAGATGCCTTTGAACAGATGATTGAGGAAACAGCCGAAGAGCATGCGCCTTGGTTCGTTATTCCTTCAGATAAAAAGTGGTTTGCACAATTGGCTGTAGCTCGTATTTTATTGGAAACTCTTGAATCGCTTGATCTGAAGTTTCCTGAATTAGGTGATGAAGAAAAAGCTGTGCTTGAAAAGGCTAAAATGGAATTAGAATCGGAAAAGGATTAG
- a CDS encoding Dps family protein, protein MAKKSKQTNAIGLDTDKTKQLAAKLNDLLANYQVFYQNTRGYHWNIKGEKFFELHVKFEEVYTDSQLKIDEIAERIRTLGYTPMHSFSDYVKNSDIKEITGVSDGLKGVEGILNGYKILLEKEREILDLSADADDEGSNSLMSDYISQQEKLVWMYSAYLAR, encoded by the coding sequence ATGGCAAAAAAATCAAAACAAACCAACGCCATCGGCTTGGATACAGACAAGACAAAACAACTTGCAGCAAAACTTAATGACCTGTTAGCGAACTACCAGGTGTTCTATCAAAATACACGAGGGTATCACTGGAATATTAAAGGAGAAAAGTTCTTTGAGTTACATGTGAAATTTGAAGAAGTATATACAGATTCTCAGCTAAAGATTGATGAAATAGCTGAACGTATTCGTACCCTTGGTTATACACCAATGCATTCCTTCTCCGACTATGTGAAGAATTCTGATATTAAAGAAATAACAGGAGTTTCAGATGGTTTAAAAGGGGTAGAAGGAATTTTAAATGGCTATAAGATCCTATTGGAAAAAGAACGTGAGATTCTTGATCTTTCAGCCGATGCCGATGATGAAGGCTCTAACTCTTTGATGAGTGATTACATTTCGCAACAAGAAAAATTGGTGTGGATGTATTCGGCCTATCTCGCCAGATAA
- a CDS encoding DUF4199 domain-containing protein, translating into MKTELKWSIIISVLNFVWLCAEYVTGLHNRYVDILPYVTIFSIIIPIVGLRMAIGEKRDYHYNGRITFWQSMQCGTLITVICAVLSIFSIIIYFKFINPDYAAFMIAHAAQKAAESGENIARAIKNASQFFTMKNYMQQSFASTMFIGIIISLTISLLIRKKSKWWQD; encoded by the coding sequence ATGAAAACTGAATTGAAGTGGTCAATAATTATAAGTGTTCTAAACTTTGTATGGTTATGTGCTGAGTACGTTACCGGCTTACATAATCGGTATGTTGATATACTTCCGTACGTTACTATTTTTTCAATTATTATTCCAATTGTCGGATTGAGAATGGCTATTGGAGAAAAGCGGGATTATCACTATAATGGGCGAATAACTTTTTGGCAATCAATGCAGTGTGGAACTCTTATTACCGTTATCTGCGCAGTATTAAGCATATTCAGCATCATTATTTACTTCAAATTTATCAACCCTGACTATGCGGCATTTATGATCGCTCATGCAGCGCAAAAAGCTGCCGAAAGCGGGGAAAATATTGCTCGGGCAATTAAAAATGCATCCCAGTTTTTTACCATGAAAAACTATATGCAGCAATCTTTTGCTAGTACCATGTTTATCGGAATTATTATTTCCCTAACGATCTCCTTACTGATAAGAAAGAAAAGCAAATGGTGGCAAGATTAA
- a CDS encoding family 20 glycosylhydrolase, protein MKNFTLSLLVCASILHQANAQTNKHAIQPKDISIQWQVIENNYQGKSGYISAFTITNNSKNTLPTKGWSIYFNLPRIIDTAFAYKELKFDRINGDLSRIVPTSGFQGLKPGQSVSIQMKASDWTLNSADAPSGLYLVWDDEPQNAQILPTYKIIPSTEGKQMNRNNTDIMPITTAQVVYEKNKEIIDIPAEKLTKIFPSPVEYKEKQGFFELTAALTISTDNAFAKEAQLLAAELQPILGKKPAIVNGSASIVFKKGEMGAEAYELTVDKNQVIITAATPAGAFYAIQSLKSLFPANAWASVQKSVQIQTVEVKDEPRFAWRAFMLDVGRNFQTKEQVLKVLDVLALYKINVFHFHFSEDEGWRIEIPGLPELTEVGAKRGHKDFDKNQLPPSFGSGPDNNSFGTGHYSKAEFIEILKYAHQRHIKVIPEIETPGHARAAVVSMQVRYDRLMKEGKKEEAERYLLRAPGDQSIHRSVQGWTDNVMDVSMPSTYNFLAKVVDGFIEMYKEAGIPLETIHMGGDEVPAGSWEKSPAFEKLKQENSSIKNTDDLWYYYFGKVNNILKDRGLFLYGWEEVGMRKTLLDGNKVYIPNPDFSNENIHLDVWNNLLGWGAEDLAYKLANAGYKVVLSPVSNVYFDMSYNKSFDEQGYYWGGFIDVDKPFKFIPFDYYKNSNEDRMGNALTKDFFKGKERLTDYGKSNIVGVQGLIWSETMVGPERLEYMLFPKLLGLAERAWAKDPEWANEKDEASFTTSYTKAWNEFINTVSKRELPRLSFYHGGFKYRIPTAGAIVENGTVKANVQLPGFIIKYTTNGSTPTIKSKTYTNPITEKGLIKLCVFDSYGRSGRIEEIKN, encoded by the coding sequence ATGAAAAATTTCACACTTAGTTTGCTTGTCTGTGCAAGTATTTTGCATCAGGCAAATGCGCAAACCAACAAACATGCTATTCAACCAAAAGACATTAGTATTCAGTGGCAGGTAATTGAAAATAATTACCAAGGTAAATCTGGCTACATTTCGGCATTTACAATTACCAATAATTCAAAGAATACGTTACCTACAAAAGGCTGGAGTATTTATTTTAACCTGCCAAGAATTATTGATACAGCCTTTGCTTATAAAGAATTAAAATTTGATCGCATCAACGGAGATCTTAGTCGCATCGTACCAACTTCTGGATTTCAAGGTTTAAAACCGGGGCAATCTGTTTCCATACAAATGAAGGCAAGCGACTGGACACTAAACAGTGCTGATGCACCGTCTGGCTTGTATTTAGTTTGGGATGATGAACCACAAAACGCTCAAATTTTACCCACTTATAAAATAATCCCTTCAACTGAAGGAAAACAAATGAATCGTAACAACACTGACATTATGCCTATAACTACGGCGCAAGTTGTTTACGAAAAGAATAAGGAAATCATTGATATTCCTGCAGAGAAGCTAACCAAGATTTTCCCGTCGCCAGTTGAATATAAGGAGAAGCAAGGTTTTTTTGAACTCACTGCTGCTTTAACCATAAGCACAGATAATGCTTTTGCAAAAGAAGCTCAACTATTGGCCGCTGAATTGCAACCCATTTTAGGAAAGAAACCTGCGATCGTTAATGGTTCAGCGAGCATTGTTTTCAAAAAAGGAGAAATGGGCGCTGAGGCTTACGAATTAACTGTCGACAAAAACCAGGTTATCATTACTGCTGCAACTCCTGCCGGAGCATTTTATGCGATCCAATCACTAAAATCATTATTCCCTGCAAATGCATGGGCTTCCGTTCAAAAATCAGTTCAAATACAAACCGTTGAGGTGAAAGATGAACCACGTTTTGCATGGAGAGCCTTCATGTTGGATGTCGGGCGTAATTTTCAAACGAAAGAGCAAGTTTTAAAAGTACTTGATGTTTTAGCGCTTTACAAGATCAATGTGTTTCACTTCCACTTTAGTGAAGATGAAGGCTGGAGAATCGAAATCCCGGGATTACCAGAACTTACCGAAGTAGGAGCGAAACGCGGTCATAAAGATTTTGACAAAAACCAGTTGCCTCCATCATTCGGCTCCGGACCAGACAATAACAGCTTTGGAACCGGACACTATTCAAAAGCTGAGTTTATTGAGATCCTGAAATATGCTCACCAGCGTCACATAAAAGTTATTCCTGAAATTGAGACTCCGGGGCATGCGCGGGCAGCTGTGGTTTCAATGCAGGTACGTTATGACAGGTTGATGAAAGAAGGCAAAAAAGAGGAAGCGGAAAGATATTTACTTCGTGCTCCCGGCGATCAATCGATCCACCGCTCTGTACAGGGTTGGACCGACAACGTAATGGATGTATCTATGCCATCTACCTATAATTTCCTTGCGAAAGTAGTTGACGGATTTATTGAAATGTACAAAGAAGCTGGAATTCCGTTAGAAACTATCCACATGGGAGGAGATGAAGTTCCAGCGGGCTCATGGGAAAAATCACCCGCATTCGAAAAACTTAAACAGGAAAACAGTTCAATTAAAAACACCGACGACCTTTGGTATTACTATTTCGGCAAAGTAAACAACATCCTTAAAGACCGTGGTTTATTCTTATATGGTTGGGAAGAAGTAGGAATGCGGAAGACCCTGCTTGATGGAAATAAAGTTTATATTCCTAATCCTGATTTCAGCAATGAAAATATTCATCTTGATGTTTGGAATAACTTGTTAGGCTGGGGTGCGGAAGATCTGGCCTATAAACTGGCAAATGCCGGCTATAAGGTTGTTCTTTCTCCGGTGAGTAACGTGTACTTCGATATGTCTTACAATAAATCGTTTGATGAGCAAGGTTACTACTGGGGCGGATTTATTGACGTCGACAAACCTTTCAAATTTATTCCATTTGATTACTATAAGAATTCAAATGAAGACCGGATGGGGAATGCTCTTACCAAAGATTTCTTCAAAGGAAAAGAACGTCTAACCGATTACGGAAAATCAAACATTGTAGGCGTTCAAGGCTTGATCTGGTCGGAGACAATGGTCGGTCCGGAAAGATTAGAATATATGCTATTCCCAAAACTTCTAGGACTGGCAGAAAGAGCCTGGGCTAAAGATCCTGAATGGGCCAACGAAAAAGACGAAGCTTCATTTACCACTTCCTATACCAAAGCTTGGAATGAGTTTATAAATACCGTTAGCAAACGTGAATTACCTCGCTTAAGTTTTTATCACGGAGGATTCAAATACAGAATTCCTACGGCCGGAGCAATTGTTGAAAACGGAACAGTAAAAGCAAACGTTCAATTACCTGGTTTTATCATAAAATACACCACAAATGGTTCAACTCCAACTATAAAAAGCAAAACATACACGAATCCAATCACAGAAAAAGGATTAATAAAACTTTGTGTATTTGATAGTTACGGAAGAAGTGGCAGAATTGAGGAGATCAAGAACTAA
- a CDS encoding DsbA family oxidoreductase has protein sequence MKVEIWSDIMCPFCYIGKRRFENALNQFSNKENVEVVWHSFELDPNSNYESNKDIHDILADKYGKDREWAIQMGANVAQMASEEGLTFDFDKAVPANTFDAHRLIHLAAKHGLQDKAKERLLKAYFTEGKDVGNHEQLIELGIELGMEAEEIKQMLGGDEFGYDVRVDEQEAQHIGVRGVPFFVVDRKYGISGAQPLEVFTETLNKAWNEANPITLVNNDTDPAGMCSTDGVCN, from the coding sequence ATGAAAGTAGAAATTTGGTCGGACATTATGTGTCCGTTTTGTTATATCGGTAAAAGAAGATTTGAAAACGCACTAAATCAATTTTCTAACAAAGAAAATGTTGAAGTTGTATGGCATAGCTTTGAGTTAGATCCTAATTCAAACTATGAAAGCAATAAAGATATTCATGACATTCTTGCAGACAAATATGGAAAAGACCGTGAGTGGGCCATTCAAATGGGAGCTAATGTCGCTCAAATGGCTAGTGAAGAGGGTTTAACATTTGACTTCGACAAAGCGGTTCCGGCAAATACTTTTGATGCCCACCGTTTGATTCACCTGGCAGCTAAGCATGGATTGCAGGATAAAGCAAAAGAACGCTTGCTAAAAGCTTACTTCACCGAAGGAAAAGACGTTGGCAATCATGAGCAACTAATTGAATTAGGTATTGAGCTCGGCATGGAAGCAGAAGAAATAAAGCAAATGCTGGGAGGAGATGAATTCGGCTATGATGTTCGTGTTGACGAGCAGGAAGCTCAACATATAGGTGTAAGAGGTGTTCCATTCTTTGTTGTTGACCGCAAATATGGAATCTCGGGCGCTCAACCATTAGAAGTTTTCACAGAAACTTTAAACAAAGCATGGAATGAAGCAAATCCAATTACACTTGTTAATAATGATACTGATCCGGCAGGCATGTGCTCTACCGATGGTGTCTGTAACTAA
- a CDS encoding C1 family peptidase, translating to MPIRMVKDEDDSSQGGPPGGGGGGFSGGGRGGGGGGLLALLLGLLLKNPKLLLVALVIGGAFYFFKGGCSGGGNIAQIASKVLSTGANFDLKQYDKAEVFEPLAYDKNKNPLPERITLQQFCPNRLNQGEQGSCVAWSSAYGARTILESRKTGADPNQIAFSPAFLYNQIKLDGCQGSYIIRAMKSMKDVGALPFSQFPYNDQDCSRQPNSSQISDANQYTMLGYNRLTQGGDDYTIDLNAMRQNLAQGAPVVIGMMVGGSFMQDMMGQKVWHPTNTDYSMRGFGGHAMCIVGYDDYLEGGAFQIMNSWGPEWGENGFGWVRYNDFIHFAKEAYGVYPMGARNEAKSNELKVSVALVDNNTKSYIPLSQKNGNVFSTNSAIRKGTKFKIEVNNSIECYTYVFQDSLGKSTVLFPYTSKHSPYCGITGARLFPKDYSMQIDEVGGKDIMAVVVTKKPLDFKAFNQRINQSSGGSYAEKLKNTLGNMNTSGVNFSSGQKIAFETPVNSSDAAVAVIVEILK from the coding sequence ATGCCTATCAGAATGGTAAAAGATGAGGACGACTCATCACAAGGAGGCCCTCCAGGTGGAGGAGGCGGAGGTTTTTCCGGCGGCGGAAGAGGCGGCGGCGGTGGCGGACTTTTAGCGCTCTTACTTGGCCTGCTGTTAAAAAATCCGAAGTTATTGTTAGTCGCACTGGTTATCGGGGGTGCCTTTTATTTTTTTAAAGGCGGCTGCTCCGGAGGAGGCAATATTGCACAAATTGCGTCAAAGGTATTAAGTACCGGAGCCAACTTCGATCTGAAGCAATATGACAAAGCAGAAGTTTTTGAGCCTTTGGCTTATGATAAAAACAAAAATCCGCTGCCTGAACGTATAACTCTTCAGCAATTTTGTCCTAATCGTTTAAATCAGGGAGAACAAGGCTCTTGCGTAGCCTGGTCAAGTGCTTATGGTGCACGTACCATTTTAGAATCAAGAAAAACAGGTGCAGATCCGAATCAGATTGCTTTCAGCCCTGCATTTTTATATAACCAGATTAAACTTGACGGCTGTCAGGGTTCTTATATTATTCGTGCGATGAAATCAATGAAAGATGTAGGTGCTCTTCCCTTCAGTCAATTCCCTTATAACGACCAGGATTGTAGTCGTCAACCAAATTCTTCTCAAATCTCAGATGCCAACCAGTACACCATGTTGGGTTACAACCGACTTACTCAGGGAGGCGATGATTATACGATTGATTTAAATGCCATGCGCCAAAATTTAGCACAAGGAGCTCCTGTCGTAATCGGAATGATGGTAGGTGGCAGCTTTATGCAAGACATGATGGGGCAGAAAGTATGGCATCCAACAAATACTGATTATTCAATGCGAGGCTTTGGTGGACATGCCATGTGCATTGTTGGGTATGACGATTACCTGGAAGGAGGAGCTTTCCAGATTATGAACAGCTGGGGACCAGAATGGGGCGAGAATGGCTTTGGATGGGTAAGGTATAACGATTTCATCCATTTTGCCAAGGAGGCTTACGGGGTTTATCCGATGGGAGCCAGAAATGAAGCCAAATCAAATGAGCTGAAAGTGAGCGTAGCATTAGTTGATAATAATACTAAAAGCTACATTCCGCTGAGTCAGAAAAACGGAAATGTGTTCAGTACAAATTCTGCCATTAGAAAGGGTACAAAATTTAAAATTGAAGTGAACAATAGCATTGAGTGTTATACTTATGTTTTCCAGGATTCATTAGGAAAAAGCACCGTTTTATTCCCATATACGTCTAAACATTCTCCCTATTGTGGTATTACCGGTGCTCGATTATTTCCCAAAGATTACTCTATGCAAATCGATGAAGTTGGAGGGAAAGATATTATGGCCGTTGTTGTCACAAAAAAACCTTTAGATTTCAAAGCCTTTAACCAACGTATTAATCAAAGCTCCGGAGGTTCTTATGCCGAAAAGCTTAAGAATACATTGGGTAACATGAACACCAGTGGCGTTAATTTTTCATCAGGACAAAAGATCGCCTTTGAAACTCCAGTTAACAGCTCTGATGCAGCCGTAGCTGTTATTGTTGAAATACTTAAGTAA
- a CDS encoding DUF192 domain-containing protein, producing MKNKAKRTAFTLLIATSLLMAACDGGSNKSNVKTNEDLTTIPEPKFLKEGELSFLNKEGKEIKKIEIEVADDEQQRAQGLMYRRSMADTQGMLFKFDKAEPQSFWMHNTYISLDIIYVNENKEIVKICKNAEPLKENQNLNSEKNAQYVIEVIGGFSDKFGVAEGDKVAF from the coding sequence ATGAAAAATAAAGCGAAACGTACCGCATTTACCTTACTAATTGCGACTAGCCTGTTAATGGCCGCTTGTGATGGTGGCTCTAACAAATCGAACGTTAAAACTAACGAAGATCTTACTACTATTCCGGAGCCTAAATTCCTGAAAGAAGGTGAACTATCGTTCTTAAATAAAGAAGGAAAAGAAATTAAAAAAATTGAAATTGAAGTTGCTGACGATGAACAGCAACGCGCACAAGGCTTAATGTATAGAAGGTCAATGGCAGACACACAAGGAATGCTGTTTAAATTCGACAAAGCAGAACCCCAAAGCTTTTGGATGCACAATACGTATATCTCCCTTGATATTATTTATGTAAATGAAAACAAAGAGATTGTCAAGATCTGCAAAAACGCAGAACCTTTAAAGGAGAATCAAAACCTCAATTCAGAGAAAAACGCACAATACGTTATTGAGGTTATTGGTGGCTTTTCAGATAAATTTGGTGTTGCCGAAGGGGATAAGGTTGCCTTTTAA
- a CDS encoding LOG family protein yields the protein MKSLCVFCGSSYGQNDSYRKAARELAMLLVDKRITLIYGGGNIGLMGEVARTVRDLGGRVVGIIPEFLMIKEVGMVEGCELHVVENMHQRKALMAEYSDGFLALPGGIGTFEELFEVLTWKQLRLHQKPIGLLNINGYYDHLLAFLERTKREEFFKDWGLMKVAEKPKELLDLLLHEHSGISTNYDLI from the coding sequence ATGAAAAGTCTTTGTGTTTTTTGCGGCTCAAGCTATGGACAAAATGATAGTTATCGCAAAGCAGCTCGTGAGTTGGCAATGCTGTTGGTCGATAAAAGAATTACCCTGATTTATGGTGGAGGAAATATTGGTTTGATGGGAGAAGTTGCCCGCACTGTACGGGATTTAGGGGGTAGAGTAGTCGGTATAATCCCGGAGTTTTTAATGATAAAAGAAGTAGGCATGGTAGAAGGTTGTGAGCTGCATGTAGTGGAAAATATGCATCAGCGAAAGGCGTTGATGGCCGAATACTCGGATGGTTTTCTGGCATTGCCTGGTGGTATTGGGACTTTTGAAGAACTGTTTGAAGTACTTACCTGGAAACAGCTTCGTTTGCATCAAAAACCGATAGGGTTGCTTAATATTAATGGATATTATGATCATCTGTTAGCATTTTTAGAGCGCACCAAAAGGGAAGAATTTTTTAAGGATTGGGGGCTAATGAAAGTTGCCGAAAAACCTAAAGAACTACTTGACCTGTTACTTCATGAACATTCAGGAATTAGTACTAACTATGATCTGATTTAA
- a CDS encoding LTA synthase family protein, which produces MNYIRSSKAEGYNLYMALLLRLLVIMLLMSVCRVIFYLVNRSLFPIDSVGHFFELMAGGVKFDLAAVFYTNALYIVAFLLPFRFRYNTIYQNVLKWIFYVSNGIALAANCIDFIYFRFTLRRTTWTVFNEFSNDKGNSRLGLQFLIDYWYVVLIFIALVGVMVILYRKIIVRPTRIESNWIYYPTAVALLALGAGLFIGGVRGGFRHSTRPITLSNAGEYVNTPVEIGIVVNTPFSIYKTMSKRSLKKVNYFGSEKELESVYSPVHYPKPDSAFKKENVVIIILESFSKEFFGVYNKDLDGGTYKGYTPFLDSLVGESKTFKWSFATGKKSIDAMPSVLASIPSIVEPYVLSNYSGNKINSIASLLSKKGYDCSFFHGAPNGSMGFSSFAKLAGFQHYYGKTEYNNDDDFDGMWGIWDEPFFKFFATTLNQKQQPFMASIFSVSSHHPFKVPQQYEGKFPKGKEEIHQCVGYTDNALRKFFATASKMPWFKNTLFVITADHTSNQVTHDVYNTSVGSFAIPIIFYKPGSDLKGMDNKLFQQIDIMPSILGYLNYDEPYFAFGSDVLNTQNPEHIGINYTGVFQLYQGEYVLQSDDKGPIALFNYQKDPLLKNNELKTNNVEREKLEKYMKAFSQQYNNRMIDDRLTVQK; this is translated from the coding sequence ATGAATTATATAAGAAGCTCAAAGGCTGAAGGTTACAATTTATATATGGCATTGTTACTCCGTTTATTGGTGATAATGCTTTTGATGTCGGTTTGTAGGGTGATTTTCTACCTGGTTAACCGCTCACTTTTCCCGATAGACAGTGTCGGGCATTTTTTTGAGCTGATGGCTGGTGGAGTTAAATTCGATCTTGCAGCGGTATTTTATACTAATGCTTTATATATAGTTGCATTTCTACTTCCTTTCCGATTCCGTTATAATACAATCTATCAAAATGTATTAAAATGGATTTTCTATGTGTCTAATGGTATTGCTCTTGCGGCAAACTGTATAGATTTCATTTATTTCCGATTTACATTACGCCGCACCACCTGGACAGTTTTCAATGAGTTTTCGAATGATAAGGGAAATAGCCGCCTTGGCTTACAATTCCTGATCGATTACTGGTACGTGGTCCTAATATTCATTGCATTGGTAGGAGTTATGGTCATACTTTACAGAAAGATTATCGTTCGACCTACCCGTATCGAAAGTAACTGGATTTATTATCCTACTGCTGTTGCTCTTTTAGCTTTAGGCGCAGGTTTGTTCATAGGTGGTGTAAGAGGAGGCTTTAGACATAGTACTCGTCCAATCACGTTGAGCAATGCAGGTGAGTATGTAAATACACCGGTTGAGATCGGAATTGTAGTAAACACTCCTTTTTCTATTTACAAAACGATGTCGAAACGCTCACTTAAAAAAGTGAATTATTTCGGATCAGAAAAAGAACTGGAAAGCGTTTATAGCCCGGTTCACTATCCGAAACCCGACAGCGCCTTTAAGAAAGAGAATGTTGTTATCATTATTTTAGAAAGTTTTAGTAAGGAATTTTTCGGAGTATATAATAAAGACTTGGATGGCGGGACCTACAAAGGTTATACACCATTCCTGGATTCATTGGTTGGAGAAAGCAAAACCTTCAAATGGTCATTTGCCACCGGTAAAAAATCAATCGACGCAATGCCCTCTGTTTTAGCAAGTATTCCATCAATTGTTGAACCTTATGTTTTATCGAATTACTCAGGAAATAAGATCAACAGTATTGCAAGTTTATTAAGTAAAAAAGGATACGATTGTTCATTCTTCCATGGTGCTCCCAATGGTTCTATGGGTTTCAGCTCTTTTGCTAAACTGGCAGGATTCCAACATTATTATGGGAAAACAGAATACAATAATGACGATGATTTTGATGGAATGTGGGGAATCTGGGACGAACCGTTTTTTAAGTTTTTTGCAACTACATTAAATCAAAAACAACAGCCTTTTATGGCTTCGATTTTTTCTGTTTCATCACACCACCCATTTAAAGTACCGCAGCAATATGAAGGTAAATTCCCTAAAGGAAAAGAAGAAATTCACCAATGTGTTGGTTATACAGATAATGCATTACGTAAATTCTTTGCAACAGCTTCAAAAATGCCTTGGTTTAAAAACACATTGTTTGTTATTACGGCCGACCATACCAGCAACCAGGTAACGCATGATGTTTACAATACCAGTGTAGGCTCATTTGCGATTCCGATTATTTTTTACAAACCGGGAAGCGATCTTAAGGGAATGGATAATAAATTGTTTCAGCAGATTGATATTATGCCTTCAATTTTGGGCTATTTAAATTATGATGAGCCTTATTTTGCTTTTGGTTCGGATGTGTTGAATACTCAAAATCCTGAGCATATCGGGATTAATTATACGGGTGTTTTTCAGTTATACCAGGGCGAGTATGTATTACAATCTGATGATAAAGGACCGATTGCTTTATTCAATTATCAGAAAGACCCGTTGTTAAAAAACAATGAATTAAAAACTAATAATGTCGAACGCGAAAAATTGGAGAAATACATGAAAGCGTTCTCGCAACAATATAATAACCGAATGATTGATGATCGGTTAACCGTTCAAAAATGA
- a CDS encoding metallophosphoesterase family protein, with protein sequence MKLAILSDSHDNVWNLEAALKYVQHTDALIFCGDICAPFMLTLLAKNYAKPIYMVFGNNDGDRFNLAAKAAPFDHVTLFGEVMNKELGGKKFYVNHYPEIALEVSRSGDFDVVCYGHDHEYAILQNEDYLVINPGTVMGFAPRKLAACAATFVIYNTVSNRIESFEIVNGENGKEIVAYGN encoded by the coding sequence ATGAAATTAGCCATTTTATCGGACTCGCACGATAATGTTTGGAATCTTGAAGCTGCACTAAAGTATGTACAGCATACCGACGCATTAATTTTTTGCGGAGATATTTGTGCGCCATTTATGCTAACGCTATTGGCGAAAAATTACGCAAAACCAATTTATATGGTTTTTGGCAACAATGATGGCGACCGTTTTAACTTGGCGGCCAAAGCAGCACCATTTGATCATGTTACATTGTTTGGAGAAGTAATGAATAAAGAGTTGGGGGGAAAGAAATTCTATGTGAACCATTACCCTGAAATTGCGTTAGAAGTTTCTCGTTCAGGAGATTTTGATGTGGTCTGTTATGGGCACGATCATGAATATGCAATTCTTCAGAATGAAGATTATTTAGTAATTAATCCGGGTACGGTAATGGGCTTTGCTCCGCGTAAATTGGCTGCATGTGCTGCAACTTTCGTAATATACAATACAGTAAGTAATCGGATTGAGAGCTTTGAAATTGTAAATGGAGAAAATGGGAAAGAGATAGTTGCTTATGGTAACTGA